The stretch of DNA CGCCATCCACGCCAAGAGAGTCACCATCATGCCCAAAGACATTCAGCTGGCTCGCCGTATCCGCGGAGAGCGCGCATAAGCTCATAGCTCGGCTTTCTTTACAATTAACAAAaggctcttttaagagccaccGACCTATTTCTGTCAAAACGAGTagattttttactttatttttattttctgtttatattggACTAGAGATTTTAACTGGAAGGAAGAATCACTCAGTACAGTAACATGCacctaaaaaaatattttattatcaatTAAGTTGTTTATATTCTGTGTCCTTCAAATAATATTCCATTCAGTAACAATCATAGCTTATATAAAATCAACAAACGTGAGAATTTTAGTAAAGCTAATTGGATGAAGTATGCCAGAGATACAACTTGGTTAATTGCAGTAAGGAGATTATCTGTTAGCCTTTTAACTAAGTCTAAtgggttgttttattaaaaccataAAATGTCAAATGCCTTTGGGGCAAGAGGAAGAGTCTCTAGACCTGTAACActccaataaaaaaaagtgatatTGCTTTAAATTATGATAGGAATATTTGAAGTAAGATGTAATTTTATGTGGTATATTATGTCTGGTAAAATCCAAATTGTGAAAAACATGATATAAAATGACTGCGGAACAGTTCTTTATTTCTAGTGATGTAAGAGCATCAGGACTGAACTAAAAAGACAAAAGGCTTATGTGTATATAAAATGCATTTGCACATATTTCATGAAAGATATTGATCAGTGTatggatttattttaaattcaatttACAAGTGAACGGAAAATCATTTGAACTTCACATGAAAACATGggtggctcttaaaagagccgTTGGGTTTGGACGTGTCTGATCACCGCTTACTTGGAGCTGGTGTACTTGGTGACGGCCTTGGTGCCCTCGGACACGGCGTGCTTGGCCAGTTCACCGGGCAGAAGAAGGCGCACGGCGGTCTGGATCTCCCTGGAGGTGATGGTGGAGCGCTTGTTGTAGTGAGCCAGACGGGAAGCCTCGCCGGCGATGCGCTCGAAAATATCGTTGACGAACGAGTTCATGATCCCCATAGCCTTAGAAGAGATACCAGTATCGGGGTGAACCTGCTTCAGCACCTTGTACACGTAAATAGCATAACTCTCCTTCCTGGTGCGCTTACGCTTCTTACCGCCTTTACCAGCCGTCTTGGTCACGGCTTTCTTTGACCCTTTCTTCGGGGCTGACTTAGCTGGCTCAGGCATTGTGGACGTTCTTTCGAGTGCTACTCAAAAACGACTGTGGGGGCTTGTCCCTGCTCGCGGCTTATATAGACTGTTATATGCAGATAAAACATATCTCCGCCCACTCAAATGTTGTCCAACGTCCATTGATCAGCATTTAGCCGCTTGAATTTCTCCCTCCAGCCTCTCTTTTATACCAGCTTAAACCCACTGTAGAGGATTTGTGCTTAGATTTATCTGTAAAACAATCAAAACACATCAGTTTACCAAGGGGATAAAAGTGGCATGAGTACATAAGGAAATGTATTGCTTGAATTTTGGTTTGTCCTTTCTTGAAATTTGCATGATGTACACACAATTATTCTAAAAGCATATACTAATAAAAGTTATAGAGAAAATGCAAATAACCAGGCTTTAGCTACAGGTAAAACCAGCCCGGTACTAGGAGCAGGTGCTCATAGTGTCTCATCTGAGTTTGAATAGCACTGCTCTGTGCTTGCCGTTttaaacaatgattttgaactCTATTTTAATATGCAATGATAATGGTGTGCAATTATtcatacaatgaaatgtgtctttcacatttaacccacctcttgcaaacgttttttttttttaacacacacacacacacacacgcacacacgctaGTTCACCAGAGGCTGTGAACACCCACCCATAGCTGCAGGCAACCGTCCTTGATGCCTGTGGAGCATTTGgaggttcagtgccttgctcaagagcaATTAATGGATGACCCTGTCAGTCTTGGAGAACGAACTGGCAAACTTCTGGGTATCAAGACGGTCTCTAACAATAAGCCCAATGATCCCCTTTTCTTGCAGCTGGGAGTTTTCTTCTTAT from Hoplias malabaricus isolate fHopMal1 chromosome 5, fHopMal1.hap1, whole genome shotgun sequence encodes:
- the LOC136696993 gene encoding histone H2B 1/2, with product MPEPAKSAPKKGSKKAVTKTAGKGGKKRKRTRKESYAIYVYKVLKQVHPDTGISSKAMGIMNSFVNDIFERIAGEASRLAHYNKRSTITSREIQTAVRLLLPGELAKHAVSEGTKAVTKYTSSK